The Dendropsophus ebraccatus isolate aDenEbr1 chromosome 3, aDenEbr1.pat, whole genome shotgun sequence genome includes a region encoding these proteins:
- the ZFYVE16 gene encoding zinc finger FYVE domain-containing protein 16 isoform X1 — translation MDTYFQAAVVDLDKLLDDFEQSTDELETYPPRDAPLNPNQSALSSGDFYLQPDLSSPRKQSYGNSHEEPPSPVRVNEEELRNVTPVSQGERNVTGPDLLSCVEEGKSNEDESSTGRSSVPICDLISDTGSLLHTASSNESLIPDTLQPSASVVSDLELLSDPAFFTVPALDVTASLGSEEPHNVDVSTRESDWLPESPSNLLDLSPKASSANINATSDGNFDDARDASDIASSIDSSSTSSSSSTDGYVSDDMCYEPLTEDQNGLESKVQEAGLGSALLPTANLDVLVLSTENSDLGLNSEIYSNLGACQSECLPVEKHEITSVITPECNNDVSETSTPSAHHELTPQAESLPCAVVDCTTQDSDLPVKDNLVEHYIQASGDVPADVSQNDIEVPSCQNASLPVLPVLTEKSIAIENKPGGEDFPPQPVTELPTVEKSLNITQSAACPDNIYSPDFENAVLSDFISDRNDVLLGDTYITDEELDAFLREEGVPPNKETALENLAACDVTWAESSVARADGDELQSQEKDQGKAESNTVDVSQNKPASPPPQSQGNLSGAAMVSHVGGARPKQLFNQPPKSLNLSQPDKLNNRNLERTLSDQTPEESASDGLHSPGVVRGSVNEDIDESPELSVKEAMQRPETSAYENPELGQRQPTWIPDSEAPNCMNCSTRFTFTKRRHHCRACGKVFCAVCCSQKCRLQYLDKEARVCVVCYDSLTKVQAIRRMMSPTSPNPTVPTEYCSTIPLMVQAQAAGTINSPPPTILVPGSVLKQPGAEGMNPKEQKRVWFADGLLPNGEVADTSKLAAVGRKTPQDSTPVTPISPDASRALGSLQDNAKQSDNTEKPETSHEVCSAQVSTDEESASAFQVSSASDYRMLCCIEKCVSRELSLIPDDNVGLPPLLMTLGGSEDAVVENRPTHAGVMLLLEEEGTNPITFILNANLLVNVKLVTYTSEKCWFFATNGLHSLGQAEIVVILNCLPNEDAVPKELFKLMNNIYKDAQKGKYIGNLENITFTESFLGSKDHGGFLFFTPTFQDVSGLPVPNSPFLCGVIIMKMEVPWAKVFPIRLLLTLGAESGVYPSPVTSRRHRKSVFGEIGHTIINLLTDLRNYQYTIPHVEGLVIHMEMGKSCIKIPSKRHNEILKVIHSCNEHVISIGASFSLEADSHLVCVQNSDGIYQTQANSAAGQPRKVTGASFVVFNGALKTSSGFLAKSSIVEDGMMVQITQEMMEALRQALRDKKDFRITCGKIDSGDLSEEVTIRWVETVDTKNKGILSPIDGQSMEGIPSERISQDTDFEAHDKAVKCTEVFYLLRDREPVSATAHLQFAKEIATACGAALCPHLKTLKNSGMNKIGLRVSMDIDMVEYRAGSGGQPLPQLYLNDLDSALIPVIHNRTSDTSILPLVMELIFFLIESLS, via the exons ATGGACACCTACTTTCAGGCAGCAGTAGTTGATCTGGATAAACTTCTAGATGATTTTGAGCAGAGTACAG acgAGTTGGAAACTTATCCACCACGTGATGCGCCTCTCAACCCAAACCAAAGTGCACTTTCTTCTGGGGACTTCTACTTGCAGCCGGATTTGTCATCTCCCAGGAAGCAGTCCTATGGCAATAGTCATGAAGAACCTCCATCTCCTGTCCGTGTGAATGAGGAAGAGTTGAGAAATGTTACTCCTGTCTCTCAGGGTGAAAGAAATGTCACTGGGCCAGATCTCTTATCTTGTGTAGAGGAAGGAAAATCTAATGAAGATGAATCGAGCACTGGGAGGAGTAGTGTTCCTATATGTGACCTTATCAGTGACACTGGCAGCTTGCTTCATACAGCAAGTAGCAATGAGTCACTAATTCCTGATACTCTACAGCCAAGTGCAAGTGTTGTGTCTGACCTGGAATTGCTTTCTGACCCAGCTTTCTTTACAGTTCCAGCTTTGGATGTTACAGCTTCATTAGGAAGTGAAGAACCACACAATGTAGATGTCTCGACAAGGGAATCAGACTGGTTACCTGAAAGTCCATCAAACCTACTTGATCTAAGCCCTAAGGCTAGCAGTGCAAATATTAATGCCACCTCAGATGGTAACTTTGATGATGCTAGAGATGCTTCTGACATTGCATCTAGTATTGACTCCTCTAGTACTTCAAGTTCCTCTAGCACTGATGGCTACGTAAGTGATGATATGTGTTATGAGCCATTGACTGAGGATCAAAATGGCTTGGAGTCAAAAGTACAGGAGGCTGGACTGGGCAGTGCATTGTTACCAACAGCAAATCTAGATGTTCTAGTGTTATCAACAGAAAATTCAGATTTGGGATTAAATAGTGAAATTTATAGTAATTTAGGTGCATGCCAAAGTGAATGTCTGCCTGTGGAGAAGCATGAAATCACTAGTGTGATTACCCCCGAGTGCAATAATGACGTGTCTGAGACATCTACACCATCGGCACACCATGAGCTGACTCCTCAGGCCGAATCTCTGCCGTGTGCTGTGGTAGATTGTACTACACAAGATAGTGATTTGCCTGTAAAAGATAATTTGGTGGAGCATTATATCCAGGCCTCAGGAGACGTACCAGCTGATGTGTCACAAAATGATATTGAGGTACCAAGTTGTCAAAATGCATCTTTACCTGTGTTACCTGTACTCACAGAGAAGTCCATAGCCATTGAAAACAAGCCAGGTGGTGAAGATTTTCCACCACAACCTGTTACTGAATTGCCTACAGTAGAAAAAAGCCTGAACATCACACAGAGCGCCGCCTGTCCAGACAATATTTATAGCCCGGACTTTGAAAATGCTGTATTGTCTGATTTTATAAGTGACCGTAATGACGTGCTATTAGGTGACACATACATCACTGATGAGGAGCTGGACGCTTTTCTTAGGGAGGAAGGTGTTCCTCCAAATAAAGAAACCGCGTTGGAAAACCTTGCAGCCTGTGATGTAACATGGGCTGAATCAAGCGTGGCCAGGGCTGATGGTGATGAGTTACAGTCTCAGGAAAAAGATCAAGGCAAAGCTGAGAGCAACACAGTGGATGTCTCACAAAATAAacctgcttctcctcctcctcaaagcCAAGGGAATCTCTCGGGTGCTGCTATGGTTTCTCATGTTGGAGGTGCCAGGCCAAAACAGTTGTTTAATCAGCCACCAAAGTCTCTGAATCTCAGCCAACCCGACAAGCTAAATAATCGGAATCTAGAAAGAACGCTTTCTGACCAAACGCCTGAAGAATCTGCATCGGACGGCTTGCATTCACCGGGTGTTGTACGTGGATCAGTGAATGAAGACATTGATGAGAGTCCTGAGCTCAGTGTGAAGGAAGCGATGCAGAGACCTGAGACTAGTGCATATGAAAATCCTGAACTTGGTCAGAGGCAGCCGACATGGATTCCAGATTCTGAAGCTCCAAACTGCATGAACTGCAGCACTAGATTCACATTCACTAAGCGGAGACACCATTGTAGAGCTTGTGGAAAG GTTTTTTGTGCTGTCTGCTGTAGCCAGAAGTGTCGCCTGCAGTACCTGGATAAAGAGGCGAGAGTCTGTGTGGTTTGCTATGACTCTCTCACTAAAG TACAGGCCATTAGGAGGATGATGAGCCCAACTAGTCCAAACCCCACTGTCCCCACTGAGTACTGTTCCACCATCCCTCTCATGGTGCAGGCACAGGCAGCAGGTACAATTAACTCTCCGCCACCCACTATTTTGGTGCCTGGCTCAGTACTTAAACAACCAGGAGCTGAAG GAATGAACCCAAAAGAACAGAAACGTGTGTGGTTTGCTGATGGCCTATTACCCAATGGAGAGGTTGCAGACACAAGTAAACTTGCTGCTGTTGGCAGGAAGACTCCTCAAGACTCAACTCCAGTAACTCCAATTTCCCCAGATGCTTCCAGG GCCCTGGGATCTTTGCAGGATAACGCAAAGCAATCTGATAACACAGAAAAGCCAGAGACCTCACATGAAGTGTGCAGTGCACAAGTATCCACAGATGAAGAATCAGCTAGTGCCTTCCAAGTGTCCTCTGCTTCAGACTATAGGATGCTTTGCTGCATCGAGAAATGTGTCAGCCGAGAACTCAGTCTTATTCCAGATGATAATGTTGgtctgccacctctgttaatgACACTTGGAGGAAGTGAAG ATgctgtggtggagaacagaccgACTCACGCAGGAGTCATGTTGCTTTTGGAAGAAGAAGGGACTAACCCAATAACATTTATCCTAAATGCAAATTTGCTTGTTAATGTCAAATTAGTAACTT ATACTTCAGAAAAATGCTGGTTTTTCGCAACTAATGGATTGCACAGCTTGGGTCAGGCAGAGATTGTAGTAATATTGAATTGCTTACCGAATGAAGACGCTGTTCCGAAGGAACTATTTAAGCTTATGAATAACATCTACAAGGATGCACAGAAAG GAAAATATATAGGAAACCTGGAAAATATTACATTCACTGAAAGCTTTCTCGGTAGCAAGGATCATGGCGGCTTCCTGTTTTTTACACCTACTTTTCAGGATGTCAGTGGGCTGCCGGTACCAAATAGTCCTTTCTTGTGTGGGGTTATTATCATGAAGATGGAAGTTCCATGGGCTAAAGTTTTTCCTATTCGTTTATTGCTGACATTGGGAGCTGAAAGTGGTG TATATCCATCTCCTGTAACAAGCCGCAGACACCGAAAATCTGTATTTGGAGAGATTGGACATACTATAATAAACTTATTGACT GACCTCAGAAATTACCAGTATACGATTCCACATGTAGAGGGTTTAGTAATTCACATGGAAATGGGCAAAAGCTGCATAAAGATCCCTTCAAAGCGACACAATGAG attCTTAAAGTCATTCATTCTTGCAATGAACATGTCATAAGCATCGGTGCTAGCTTCAGTTTGGAGGCGGACTCTCATCTGGTCTGTGTGCAGAATAGTGATGGGATCTATCAGACACAAGCCAACAGTGCGGCTGGTCAGCCCCGGAAAG TTACTGGAGCAAGTTTTGTTGTCTTCAATGGTGCCCTGAAAACATCGTCTGGGTTCCTTGCCAAGTCTAGCATAGTAGAAG ATGGGATGATGGTCCAAATAACACAGGAAATGATGGAAGCTCTGCGGCAAGCTCTGAGGGACAAAAAAGACTTCCGGATAACATGTGGAAAAATAGATTCTGGCGATTTGTCTGAAGAAGTGACTATTCGCTGGGTGGAGACTGTAGACACTAAAAATAAAGG AATCCTAAGCCCCATTGATGGACAGTCAATGGAAGGAATTCCAAGTGAAAGGATTTCCCAGGATACTGATTTTGAAGCACATGATAAGGCTGTGAAATGCACAGAG GTGTTTTATCTGCTTAGAGATCGTGAACCAGTCAGTGCGACAGCTCATCTTCAGTTTGCTAAAGAAATTGCAACAGCATGCGGAGCAGCTCTCTGTCCTCATCTCAAGACCTTGAAGAACAGTGGAATGAATAAGATAGGGCTGCGAGTCTCCATGGATATCGACATG GTGGAGTATCGTGCAGGGTCAGGTGGTCAACCTCTTCCTCAGCTGTACTTGAATGACCTAGACAGCGCCCTCATCCCAGTCATCCACAACCGGACCTCAGACACTAGCATTTTACCTCTGGTAATGGAACTGATCTTCTTCTTGATAGAGAGCCTTAGTTAG